In the genome of Arachis stenosperma cultivar V10309 chromosome 6, arast.V10309.gnm1.PFL2, whole genome shotgun sequence, the window GGCAACAATCTCAAACTCTCATTCTCTTGAAACTCTGATAAACAAACGGAACAGTCACTTCCCTCAACCAACCCACCGTTCTTGATGTACTTACAGACGGTTATCGATTTGATCTGAGCCTCGTCCATGCCGGAAGTCGCAGCAACCTGAGAAGGTTCATTGTTATTAACAGTATCATCATTGCTATGATTTGCTTGATCGTTAACTCTTCCTCTGTTCCTGCAGAACCTTGAGATGACGGTGTAGTAAGTGACCAAGATGAAAGTACTTGCCAAGATTCCAATCACTGCGACTATAAGGGGAGAGAATTGGAAGCCGGAGGAAGAATCAACGTCATCTGAACCGTCCCCGAGAACGATTGACGGTGGTGGAGGCGAGTACATGATGTAGCACCATTGAGGACAATACAT includes:
- the LOC130935199 gene encoding RING-H2 finger protein ATL51-like isoform X2 gives rise to the protein MGSVSNTNPWVAPNSVLKDCSQGICSMYCPQWCYIMYSPPPPSIVLGDGSDDVDSSSGFQFSPLIVAVIGILASTFILVTYYTVISRFCRNRGRVNDQANHSNDDTVNNNEPSQVAATSGMDEAQIKSITVCKYIKNGGLVEGSDCSVCLSEFQENESLRLLPKCNHAFHLPCIDTWLKSQASCPLCRSNIVFCNNNSNPSHSDSALTQIPHPPPATVSVNSLEYQQRSDDVVAIIVQSSQHQQVVVDFGSQVQLMCSFD
- the LOC130935199 gene encoding RING-H2 finger protein ATL51-like isoform X1, whose product is MGSVSNTNPWVAPNSVLKDCSQGICSMYCPQWCYIMYSPPPPSIVLGDGSDDVDSSSGFQFSPLIVAVIGILASTFILVTYYTVISRFCRNRGRVNDQANHSNDDTVNNNEPSQVAATSGMDEAQIKSITVCKYIKNGGLVEGSDCSVCLSEFQENESLRLLPKCNHAFHLPCIDTWLKSQASCPLCRSNIVFCNNNSNPSHSDSALTQIPHPPPATVSVNSLEYQQRSDDVVAIIVQSSQHQQVVVDFGSQVQENKVNL